In a single window of the Alphaproteobacteria bacterium LSUCC0684 genome:
- a CDS encoding universal stress protein, whose product MKIAVLISAARAFPAGQIIQAINLAKEIDTSITGIITSEQGLDYYPMGEGGMIDVVQERIETAENQIRECEEEFRSLCEAHGIAQEWYGKHGFIRHEWPALSPYFDLVVATPPFSAPELANTGISAAIQIAGATKIGGFHRRCVIAWDGSMAAGRAVRAALPLLPRFDEVDVITIDAKSRSLPTDIGSYLAAHGIEASIASEVSGDATVAELIMEQARHADLLVMGAYGSSMMIEKIFGGVTETVLSECTTPVLFAH is encoded by the coding sequence ATGAAAATCGCTGTATTGATATCTGCGGCTCGCGCCTTTCCAGCTGGCCAGATAATCCAGGCCATCAATCTGGCCAAGGAGATTGATACATCAATTACGGGAATCATCACCAGTGAACAGGGTCTTGACTATTACCCCATGGGTGAAGGTGGCATGATTGACGTGGTGCAAGAACGTATCGAAACTGCTGAAAATCAGATCAGGGAATGCGAGGAGGAATTCAGGTCACTGTGCGAGGCCCATGGCATTGCCCAGGAGTGGTACGGGAAGCACGGTTTCATCCGGCATGAATGGCCAGCTCTGTCCCCATATTTTGATCTGGTGGTCGCAACGCCACCTTTTTCTGCCCCCGAATTGGCAAACACGGGTATTTCGGCCGCCATCCAGATTGCCGGTGCAACGAAGATCGGCGGATTTCACCGGCGCTGCGTGATCGCGTGGGATGGCTCCATGGCAGCAGGCCGGGCAGTGCGCGCCGCTCTGCCGCTTCTGCCTCGTTTTGATGAGGTTGATGTCATCACCATTGATGCCAAAAGCCGCTCGCTGCCAACCGATATAGGCAGTTATCTTGCGGCACATGGTATCGAAGCCAGTATAGCAAGCGAAGTCAGCGGCGATGCAACAGTCGCCGAGCTGATCATGGAGCAGGCGAGGCATGCCGATCTTCTGGTGATGGGCGCCTATGGCAGTTCAATGATGATCGAAAAGATCTTTGGTGGTGTCACGGAAACCGTGTTAAGCGAGTGCACAACACCTGTTCTTTTTGCACATTAA
- a CDS encoding FixH family protein, with translation MNKGKAKFSGWHFFLIMSGAFGVVISANLTLAYFAQGSFPGLDVPNPYIASQQFGARRKAQEALGWESRLIVNRNMVTLSLMAKDASPAFPQHVTLRIGSATTSRDDQVIIPRRDDDHFVAPIELEPGNKLIFIDAIAEDGTLFSERHTVVVQ, from the coding sequence ATGAATAAAGGGAAGGCAAAATTTTCCGGCTGGCATTTTTTTCTGATCATGTCAGGAGCCTTCGGGGTTGTCATTTCAGCCAATCTGACTCTGGCCTATTTCGCCCAAGGCAGTTTCCCGGGGCTTGACGTTCCCAACCCCTATATTGCCAGCCAGCAGTTTGGCGCCAGGCGAAAGGCCCAGGAAGCATTGGGCTGGGAAAGCCGGTTGATTGTTAATCGAAACATGGTGACGCTTAGCCTCATGGCCAAAGACGCCTCGCCCGCATTTCCGCAACATGTAACCCTTCGTATCGGCAGCGCCACAACATCGCGTGACGATCAGGTGATAATTCCACGCCGGGATGATGATCATTTTGTTGCACCAATAGAACTCGAACCTGGCAACAAGTTGATTTTCATAGACGCCATTGCCGAGGATGGCACGCTGTTTTCCGAGCGTCATACCGTGGTGGTGCAATGA
- a CDS encoding Asp/Glu racemase, translated as MPVKTEHIEHLPFQTSKVIGARARIGMVVLATDYTLEHELRHLITLPGVDIYHARIANSPNITPDTLRAMQPLITSTAELILPGDRLDVLAFACTSASIVLGTPTVAENLNAAKPEAKTTNPAFAAFNAFRALGARRIALLTPYAKPVNEMVQQSVEEAGFEVPVFGSFNEPHDPTVAAIDTSSLKDAIARITANHEVDAVFISCTSVRIAADVAAIEAELDIPVTSSNHALAWHCLRLAGIDDELPQHGRLFSLQG; from the coding sequence ATGCCAGTTAAGACAGAACATATTGAACATCTGCCGTTCCAGACAAGCAAGGTGATCGGCGCCAGGGCCAGAATAGGCATGGTGGTGCTCGCAACCGACTATACGCTGGAACATGAGTTGCGGCATCTGATTACCTTGCCCGGTGTTGATATCTATCACGCCCGGATTGCCAACTCACCCAATATCACACCAGATACACTGAGAGCGATGCAGCCATTGATAACATCAACGGCCGAATTGATTCTGCCAGGAGACAGGCTTGACGTATTGGCCTTTGCCTGTACGTCGGCATCAATTGTGCTCGGCACACCGACGGTGGCCGAAAACCTGAACGCCGCCAAGCCGGAAGCAAAAACCACCAATCCGGCCTTCGCCGCGTTCAATGCATTTCGAGCCCTCGGGGCAAGGCGGATTGCCTTGCTGACCCCCTATGCAAAACCAGTTAATGAAATGGTTCAGCAATCGGTGGAAGAGGCAGGGTTTGAGGTTCCGGTCTTCGGCAGTTTCAACGAGCCCCATGACCCGACCGTTGCTGCAATTGACACATCCAGCCTGAAAGATGCCATTGCCAGGATCACCGCAAACCATGAGGTTGATGCAGTGTTCATATCCTGTACCTCGGTGCGTATTGCGGCCGATGTTGCGGCCATCGAGGCTGAGCTGGATATTCCGGTCACCTCGTCAAATCATGCCCTTGCCTGGCATTGCCTGCGGCTTGCTGGTATTGACGATGAATTACCCCAGCATGGAAGACTGTTCAGCCTCCAGGGATAA
- the ccoN gene encoding cytochrome-c oxidase, cbb3-type subunit I has protein sequence MAEDLPYQVAMAILFGAAAIWLLKEIFSGTEHVAPDPAQYMDDVVRAGAIATTFWGIVGFTAGVYIAFQLAFPELNLNLPYTTFGRLRPLHTSAVIFAFGGNALIMTSFYVVQRTSAARLWGGNLAWFVFWGYQIFILMAATGYLLGATQSKEYAEPEWYTDIWLTIVWVAYLAVFFGTILKRREPHIYVANWFYLSFIITVAMLHLVNNLSLPVSLFGSKSVQLFAGVQDALTQWWYGHNAVGFFLTAGFLGMMYYFVPKQAERPVYSYKLSIIHFWALIFLYIWAGPHHLHYTALPDWAQTLGMVFSIMLWMPSWGGMINGLMTLSGAWDKLRTDPVLRMMVLSIGFYGMSTFEGPVMSIKSVNALSHYTDWTIGHVHSGALGWNGMISFAALYFLVPRLWQKEGLYSLRLVSWHFWLATIGIVLYAASMWVTGIMEGLMWREVDAQGFLVNSFADTVSAKFPMYLVRGLGGILYLAGAGIMVVNLWKTISLGKTRAGALQPATVQEQ, from the coding sequence ATGGCCGAAGATCTGCCCTATCAGGTGGCCATGGCGATCTTGTTTGGGGCGGCGGCAATCTGGCTTTTGAAAGAAATCTTTTCAGGGACTGAACACGTTGCGCCGGACCCGGCACAATATATGGATGATGTTGTCCGCGCCGGTGCGATCGCCACAACTTTCTGGGGAATCGTGGGGTTCACGGCAGGTGTCTATATCGCCTTTCAGCTTGCATTTCCCGAATTGAATCTCAATCTTCCCTATACGACCTTCGGCCGCCTCAGGCCACTGCATACCTCGGCGGTGATCTTCGCCTTTGGCGGCAATGCGCTGATCATGACGTCGTTCTATGTGGTGCAGCGCACATCTGCTGCACGACTCTGGGGCGGCAATCTGGCCTGGTTCGTCTTCTGGGGATATCAGATCTTCATTCTGATGGCCGCGACCGGCTATCTGCTTGGCGCGACCCAGTCCAAAGAATACGCCGAGCCGGAATGGTATACCGATATTTGGCTCACGATTGTATGGGTTGCCTATCTGGCGGTGTTTTTTGGCACCATCCTGAAACGCCGTGAGCCACATATCTATGTCGCCAACTGGTTCTATCTCAGTTTCATCATCACCGTGGCGATGCTGCATCTGGTCAATAACCTGTCGCTGCCGGTTTCGCTTTTTGGTTCAAAATCCGTGCAGCTTTTTGCCGGCGTTCAGGATGCACTTACACAATGGTGGTACGGGCATAACGCGGTCGGGTTTTTCCTGACGGCCGGCTTTCTCGGCATGATGTATTATTTCGTTCCCAAACAGGCCGAACGTCCGGTCTATAGTTACAAACTGTCGATCATTCATTTCTGGGCATTGATCTTTCTCTATATCTGGGCAGGCCCGCATCATCTTCATTACACGGCCCTGCCGGACTGGGCGCAAACCTTGGGCATGGTGTTTTCCATCATGCTGTGGATGCCATCCTGGGGCGGGATGATCAACGGCCTGATGACTCTTTCCGGAGCCTGGGACAAATTGCGGACGGATCCGGTCCTGCGCATGATGGTGCTATCCATCGGCTTCTATGGCATGTCGACTTTTGAAGGCCCGGTGATGTCCATCAAATCCGTCAACGCCCTCAGCCATTACACCGACTGGACAATCGGCCATGTGCATTCGGGGGCATTGGGCTGGAACGGGATGATTTCCTTTGCAGCGCTGTATTTCCTGGTGCCGCGCCTGTGGCAGAAAGAAGGCCTTTACTCACTTCGTCTCGTCAGCTGGCATTTCTGGCTCGCCACCATCGGCATTGTTCTCTATGCCGCCTCGATGTGGGTGACCGGCATCATGGAAGGGCTGATGTGGCGTGAAGTGGATGCCCAGGGCTTTCTCGTCAATTCCTTCGCCGATACGGTGAGCGCGAAATTCCCGATGTATCTGGTGCGCGGTCTCGGCGGGATACTCTATCTGGCGGGCGCGGGCATCATGGTGGTCAACCTCTGGAAGACCATAAGCCTCGGCAAAACCAGGGCCGGCGCCCTTCAACCAGCAACCGTTCAGGAGCAGTAA
- the ccoP gene encoding cytochrome-c oxidase, cbb3-type subunit III, translating into MSPDKKTVTPDEEKEIETTGHSWDGIREFNNPLPRWWLWTFYATIIWGLAYMVVYPAFPLLKQATQGLIGYDSRASLEEDINVFKQANAPLDTALVSTALEDIGARPDLAHYAATGGAAVFKTFCAQCHGAGAAGAKGYPNLLDDDWLWGGSIGDIHLTIRHGIRQEGDDDTRASEMPAFGEILERSEIADVTHYVLSIAGSTHNPSLVNSGSRVFAENCADCHGPEGRGNRELGAPNLTDRIWLYGRSQQAVAETITNGRKGMMPAWQDRLTEAQIRQVTYYIHQLGGGE; encoded by the coding sequence ATGAGCCCTGATAAAAAAACGGTAACGCCCGATGAAGAAAAGGAAATCGAAACAACGGGCCATTCATGGGACGGGATCCGTGAATTCAACAACCCGCTTCCCCGCTGGTGGCTATGGACGTTCTACGCAACCATCATCTGGGGGCTCGCCTATATGGTGGTCTATCCGGCCTTTCCCCTGCTGAAACAGGCAACCCAGGGGCTGATTGGCTATGATTCCCGCGCTTCGCTCGAAGAGGACATCAATGTTTTCAAACAGGCCAATGCCCCGCTTGATACGGCCCTTGTCTCCACCGCTCTTGAAGATATCGGCGCCAGGCCTGATCTGGCACATTACGCGGCAACCGGAGGGGCGGCTGTCTTCAAAACGTTTTGCGCCCAGTGCCATGGTGCTGGAGCGGCGGGGGCAAAAGGCTACCCCAATCTCTTGGATGACGATTGGCTTTGGGGCGGAAGCATTGGCGATATTCACCTGACGATCCGTCACGGCATTCGCCAGGAAGGTGACGACGATACCCGCGCTTCTGAAATGCCGGCCTTTGGCGAGATTCTTGAACGCTCGGAAATCGCTGATGTGACGCATTATGTCCTTTCTATTGCAGGTAGCACCCATAATCCATCGCTGGTCAATAGCGGCAGCAGGGTCTTTGCTGAAAACTGTGCCGATTGCCACGGCCCGGAAGGCAGGGGCAACCGTGAATTGGGCGCGCCAAACCTCACCGACAGGATCTGGCTTTATGGCAGAAGCCAGCAAGCTGTGGCCGAAACCATCACCAATGGCCGCAAGGGAATGATGCCGGCCTGGCAGGATCGTCTCACCGAAGCACAGATACGTCAGGTTACCTATTACATCCATCAACTTGGTGGTGGGGAGTAG
- a CDS encoding phytanoyl-CoA dioxygenase family protein: MAVKSDTPALSRDQISSFEENGFLAIEQLIDPDDLVEIESEYENLLDELATRLYAEGKISTEHVDEDFGTRYSKIIAQYPELHRFFNISLPLLNGEIDPETFHMHSGPAAFNLMRHPKILDVVEAIIGPEIYSSPVQQMRMKPPEKAVHHDLAGHSNVGATTWHQDIVALLPEADDTQQLTVWLAITDANVKNGCLTSIPGSHREGPKAHCSNSKIASEPQVPDSIMQGREATALPVKKGGVVLFHKMNVHRALPNLSDGLRWSMDLRYHPIGQATGRPAFPGFVARSKADPTQELHDPNIWARSWDQARSNILSGHYKGRLFEDTRWNDSAVC; this comes from the coding sequence ATGGCTGTGAAATCAGATACACCTGCCCTTTCCAGGGATCAGATATCCTCCTTTGAGGAAAACGGTTTTTTAGCAATAGAACAACTGATCGATCCCGATGACCTTGTTGAAATAGAAAGCGAATACGAAAATCTTCTGGATGAACTGGCAACCCGCCTCTACGCCGAAGGCAAGATTTCAACTGAACACGTTGATGAGGATTTTGGTACCCGCTATTCAAAGATTATTGCTCAATATCCTGAATTGCACCGTTTCTTCAACATATCGCTGCCGCTGTTGAATGGAGAGATTGATCCAGAAACATTTCATATGCATAGCGGCCCGGCGGCCTTCAACCTGATGCGTCATCCGAAAATTCTGGATGTTGTGGAAGCAATCATCGGCCCGGAAATCTATTCAAGCCCTGTTCAACAGATGCGGATGAAACCACCTGAAAAGGCTGTTCACCATGACCTTGCTGGTCATTCCAATGTTGGCGCCACCACCTGGCATCAGGACATTGTCGCCTTGCTGCCAGAAGCCGATGACACCCAGCAATTGACTGTCTGGCTGGCGATAACCGACGCCAATGTGAAAAACGGCTGCCTCACCTCCATCCCGGGCTCTCATCGCGAGGGACCAAAGGCGCATTGCAGCAATTCAAAAATCGCCTCAGAACCGCAGGTTCCAGACAGCATTATGCAAGGGCGTGAGGCTACGGCTCTTCCTGTCAAAAAGGGCGGTGTGGTGTTGTTCCACAAGATGAACGTGCATCGGGCTCTGCCCAATCTTTCCGATGGGTTGAGATGGAGCATGGATTTGCGCTACCACCCTATTGGTCAGGCGACCGGCCGCCCGGCTTTTCCGGGTTTTGTTGCCAGAAGCAAGGCAGACCCGACACAGGAACTTCATGACCCAAATATCTGGGCACGTTCTTGGGATCAGGCACGTAGCAATATCCTTTCCGGTCACTACAAAGGCCGGCTTTTTGAAGACACAAGATGGAATGACAGCGCTGTCTGCTAG
- the ccoO gene encoding cytochrome-c oxidase, cbb3-type subunit II, whose amino-acid sequence MALIDRHKILEKNATLLLIFSFLAVIIGGIIEIVPLFYLENTIEKVRGMRPYTPLELAGRDIYIREGCYTCHSQMIRPLRDEVERYGHYSLAAESMYDHPFQWGSKRTGPDLARVGGRYSDEWHVDHLKDPQSVVPESVMPKYAFLLERDLDYSNVQALLETHRLVGVPYTDQMIANAEADLITQLDPDADTDGLASRYENLTIRNFDGNPRITEMDALVAYLQMLGTLVDFSTFAPDKTR is encoded by the coding sequence ATGGCACTTATCGACCGGCACAAGATACTGGAAAAAAACGCAACACTGCTGCTGATCTTCAGTTTTCTTGCAGTGATTATCGGCGGCATCATCGAAATTGTTCCGCTCTTCTACCTTGAAAACACCATTGAAAAGGTCAGGGGCATGCGCCCGTATACACCGCTGGAACTGGCCGGTCGCGACATCTATATCCGTGAAGGATGCTACACCTGCCACAGCCAGATGATCCGCCCGCTTCGTGACGAAGTTGAACGGTATGGCCATTACAGTCTGGCTGCGGAATCCATGTATGATCACCCATTCCAATGGGGCTCAAAGCGAACCGGGCCGGATCTGGCGCGGGTTGGGGGGCGGTATTCCGATGAATGGCATGTGGACCACCTGAAAGACCCGCAATCGGTGGTGCCGGAAAGTGTCATGCCGAAATACGCCTTCCTTCTGGAACGTGACCTTGATTACAGCAACGTCCAGGCATTGCTGGAAACCCACCGTCTTGTCGGGGTGCCATATACGGATCAAATGATCGCCAATGCCGAAGCGGACCTCATCACGCAGCTCGACCCTGATGCGGATACCGATGGGCTGGCATCGCGATATGAGAATCTGACCATCCGCAATTTTGATGGCAATCCGCGCATCACGGAAATGGACGCGCTGGTGGCGTATCTGCAGATGCTCGGCACGCTGGTCGATTTTTCGACCTTTGCTCCGGATAAAACCCGGTAG
- the hemN gene encoding oxygen-independent coproporphyrinogen III oxidase, producing the protein MNYVSQIAKSRALEKRVPRYTSYPPANHFNGSVNADCMAGWLAATPAASRISLYVHIPFCRNLCWFCACRTQGIRRRVDALHHYVDGLKVEIDRVAGLLDPSIMVKSLHLGGGTPTLLPPPLMIELLEYLKTRFRFVQDYDLAVEIDPTEIDQDRMDVLIDAGLSRASVGVQDFNPLIQKAIGRPQSFEQTKDCFDMLRKGQVKSINIDLLYGLPNQTPAGFRNTLEKVLALNPDRVAMFGYAHVPWMARRQKLIDAATLPCGDARYLLLETGRQLFANHGYEPVGIDHFANPQDQLVKASRQGQLRRNFQGYTDDQSRYLIGLGASAISSLPQGYAQNTSGTQAYLEMIRDGALATSRGHRFSDEDQLRGYVIEQLMCRFRISLDEIRQRFGTLAELLSCDITRNARKIGLVRVDDGDGREVYEIAEEPHLTARLVAQYFDQYVAPEKSHGLAV; encoded by the coding sequence ATGAATTATGTTTCGCAAATTGCTAAAAGCCGCGCTCTTGAAAAAAGAGTTCCGCGCTATACCAGTTACCCGCCGGCAAACCACTTCAACGGATCGGTGAATGCTGATTGCATGGCGGGTTGGCTGGCGGCCACCCCCGCCGCTAGCCGCATTTCTCTTTACGTGCATATACCTTTCTGCCGGAATCTTTGCTGGTTCTGTGCCTGCCGCACGCAAGGCATCAGACGCCGCGTTGATGCGCTTCACCATTATGTCGATGGCCTCAAGGTTGAAATCGATAGGGTTGCGGGCTTGCTTGACCCATCCATTATGGTGAAAAGCCTGCATCTTGGCGGCGGCACGCCAACCCTGTTACCCCCGCCATTGATGATTGAGTTGCTGGAATATCTCAAAACCCGGTTTCGGTTCGTCCAGGATTATGATCTCGCGGTGGAAATAGATCCGACCGAGATTGATCAGGATCGGATGGATGTCCTGATTGACGCCGGATTATCCCGTGCCAGTGTCGGCGTCCAGGATTTCAACCCTCTCATCCAGAAGGCCATCGGTCGGCCGCAGAGTTTCGAGCAGACGAAAGACTGTTTTGACATGCTTCGAAAAGGCCAGGTGAAAAGCATCAATATAGATCTGCTTTATGGTCTGCCGAATCAGACGCCTGCCGGTTTCCGCAATACACTTGAAAAAGTGCTCGCGCTGAACCCTGATCGGGTGGCCATGTTCGGTTATGCCCATGTTCCATGGATGGCCCGCCGCCAGAAACTGATTGATGCCGCTACCCTGCCTTGCGGGGATGCCCGGTATCTTTTGCTCGAAACAGGTCGTCAATTATTTGCCAATCATGGGTATGAGCCGGTTGGTATTGATCATTTCGCCAACCCCCAAGACCAGCTGGTCAAGGCGTCAAGGCAAGGTCAGCTTCGCCGCAATTTTCAGGGTTATACCGATGACCAGTCAAGATATCTGATCGGTCTTGGCGCCTCGGCAATTTCAAGCCTGCCGCAAGGATATGCCCAGAATACCAGCGGCACCCAGGCCTATCTCGAAATGATCAGAGACGGTGCCCTTGCCACAAGCCGCGGCCACAGGTTCAGCGACGAAGATCAGCTGCGTGGCTATGTGATCGAGCAACTGATGTGCCGTTTCCGCATCTCACTTGATGAAATCAGGCAGAGGTTTGGCACCCTGGCAGAACTGCTCTCTTGCGATATCACCCGGAATGCCCGCAAGATCGGTCTTGTTCGCGTTGATGATGGCGACGGCAGGGAGGTCTATGAAATCGCAGAAGAGCCACATTTGACCGCAAGACTGGTCGCCCAATATTTTGATCAGTATGTCGCCCCTGAAAAATCGCACGGCCTGGCGGTCTGA
- the fnrL gene encoding transcriptional regulator FnrL encodes MKPAESSWNMAVVKDCGACPIQRQAICSRCAADELAVLDGMKTYRTYAKGEMITYTGAPVSHVGTLVSGVASISQGLEDGRRQIMGILLPSDFIGRPGARVAQYDITASSEVTMCRFEINAFEKLLAASPALGPRLLEMTMDELDAAREWMLLLGRKSAREKIATLLFLIAMKNKSLSGSHAHESLSFTLPLTRETLADYLGLTIETVSRQFSALRKEGVIRIQGQRHITIPDFRRLIVEAGDDYSGSVLP; translated from the coding sequence ATGAAACCGGCAGAATCATCCTGGAATATGGCCGTGGTAAAAGACTGCGGCGCGTGCCCCATCCAGCGTCAGGCAATCTGCTCGCGTTGCGCGGCTGATGAATTGGCCGTTCTTGACGGCATGAAAACATATCGCACCTACGCCAAGGGAGAGATGATCACCTATACCGGCGCACCTGTCAGCCATGTGGGAACACTGGTTTCCGGCGTTGCGTCGATTTCGCAAGGCCTCGAGGATGGCCGTCGTCAGATCATGGGGATATTGCTGCCCAGTGATTTTATCGGCCGCCCCGGCGCGCGTGTTGCGCAATATGACATTACCGCATCTTCAGAAGTCACCATGTGCCGGTTTGAGATCAACGCTTTTGAAAAACTTCTGGCCGCCTCCCCCGCGCTTGGCCCGCGGCTTCTGGAAATGACCATGGATGAGCTGGATGCCGCAAGAGAGTGGATGCTTCTGCTTGGCCGGAAATCCGCGCGGGAGAAGATTGCGACCCTGCTCTTCTTGATAGCCATGAAAAACAAGTCTCTTTCCGGCAGCCACGCCCATGAGTCGCTGAGCTTCACCCTGCCGCTGACCCGTGAAACCCTTGCGGATTACCTTGGCCTCACGATTGAAACCGTCAGCCGGCAATTCAGTGCCCTGCGCAAGGAAGGCGTGATCAGGATCCAGGGGCAACGGCATATCACGATACCGGATTTCCGCCGCCTTATTGTCGAAGCCGGGGATGATTACAGCGGCAGTGTGCTGCCCTAG
- the ccoG gene encoding cytochrome c oxidase accessory protein CcoG, whose amino-acid sequence MAQKVSTPSLYAAREPVFPRRVKGRFRTLKWWIMGVTLGIYYLTPWIRFDRGPDMPDQAVLVDLAGRRFFMFWIEIWPHEFYFVAGLLIMAGIGLFLFTSALGRVWCGYACPQTVWTDLFILVERWIDGDRNARIRLWSRKWDPGKIAKRLFKWSLWLLIGMLTGGAWVFYFADAPSLAASLWAGTAPPVAWASIGVLTATTFVFGGFMREQVCTYMCPWPRIQAAMMDEDTLTIGYRSWRGEPRARHQRRMDAEAHGDCIDCNACFNVCPMGIDIRDGQQLQCITCALCIDACDDVMRRLGRPRGLIDYMALSDEANERAGGKPRPAWRHIFRPRTILYTVIWSLIGVALVYGLFIRSDLEFSVAPVRNPVFVTLADGTIRNIYELRLRNKSPEVKSFIIGIDSEFSDLKLSLGDKLQPSVTVMADSTYLQRVYVLAEPKSRPALTATTPITFWVADKDGGRTYHVKSVFNGEKR is encoded by the coding sequence ATGGCGCAGAAAGTTTCAACTCCCTCATTATACGCGGCGCGTGAACCTGTTTTCCCGCGCCGGGTCAAAGGCCGCTTCCGCACGTTGAAATGGTGGATCATGGGAGTGACGCTGGGGATTTACTACCTCACACCATGGATCAGGTTTGACCGCGGCCCGGATATGCCGGATCAGGCGGTGCTGGTGGATCTGGCTGGTCGCCGCTTCTTCATGTTCTGGATCGAAATCTGGCCGCATGAATTCTACTTCGTGGCCGGACTCCTGATCATGGCCGGGATCGGGCTTTTCCTGTTCACCTCGGCATTGGGCCGGGTCTGGTGCGGCTATGCCTGCCCGCAGACCGTTTGGACCGATCTGTTCATTCTTGTTGAACGCTGGATTGATGGCGACCGCAATGCCCGCATCCGCCTGTGGAGCCGCAAATGGGATCCTGGCAAAATCGCCAAGCGCCTTTTCAAATGGTCTCTATGGCTGTTGATCGGCATGCTCACCGGCGGCGCCTGGGTGTTCTATTTTGCCGATGCCCCTAGCCTGGCCGCATCGCTCTGGGCGGGAACCGCGCCACCTGTTGCCTGGGCTTCCATCGGGGTTCTCACCGCCACGACTTTTGTCTTTGGTGGTTTCATGCGTGAACAGGTCTGCACCTATATGTGCCCCTGGCCGCGCATTCAGGCGGCGATGATGGATGAAGATACGCTAACCATCGGGTATCGCTCCTGGCGAGGTGAACCCCGCGCCAGGCATCAACGCCGGATGGACGCTGAGGCCCATGGCGACTGTATTGACTGCAATGCCTGTTTCAATGTCTGCCCCATGGGGATCGATATTCGCGACGGGCAGCAGTTGCAGTGCATCACCTGTGCACTTTGCATTGATGCCTGCGATGATGTCATGAGGCGCCTTGGCAGGCCCCGCGGCCTGATCGACTACATGGCTCTTTCTGATGAAGCCAATGAAAGGGCCGGCGGAAAGCCCCGCCCGGCCTGGCGGCATATTTTCCGTCCCCGGACAATTCTCTACACCGTGATCTGGTCGCTCATCGGTGTTGCCCTTGTCTACGGGCTGTTTATCCGGTCTGATCTTGAATTCAGCGTTGCACCGGTGCGCAACCCGGTCTTTGTCACGCTGGCCGATGGCACGATCCGCAATATTTACGAGCTGCGCCTTCGCAACAAATCCCCGGAGGTGAAGTCGTTTATCATTGGCATAGACAGCGAATTTTCTGATCTGAAACTGTCTTTGGGCGACAAGCTGCAACCATCGGTAACCGTGATGGCGGACAGCACCTATCTGCAACGTGTTTATGTCCTGGCAGAGCCAAAAAGTCGGCCAGCCTTGACTGCAACCACACCCATAACGTTCTGGGTCGCTGATAAAGATGGCGGCAGGACATATCATGTCAAAAGTGTCTTCAATGGAGAAAAGCGATGA
- a CDS encoding cbb3-type cytochrome c oxidase subunit 3, giving the protein MSQYDFLRTFADSWGLVLMVLIFLGVVLFTFRPGSSRVHAEIARLPLRNEKAPDMSSGKDGGGK; this is encoded by the coding sequence ATGTCTCAATATGATTTTCTTCGTACATTTGCTGACAGTTGGGGGCTGGTGCTGATGGTGCTGATATTCCTTGGTGTTGTTCTCTTCACCTTCCGGCCAGGCAGTTCCAGGGTTCATGCGGAAATAGCTCGCCTGCCCCTGCGCAACGAAAAAGCACCCGATATGTCTTCCGGCAAGGATGGAGGCGGAAAATGA